Genomic DNA from Pseudobacteroides sp.:
AAAAATAAGCTTTGAAATAAAAATTCATAAAATAAATTGCGAACCTCTTGGAAACAGGAGGTCTTTTAATAGATTTAGTTGATATTAGATGAAAAACGGACCACAAAGATTATAAAGAAGGCGTTAAACGCTTAAATTGCAGGAATAAATTACCAGATGAAGGTTGTGATATATATTCACGTACTCCCTGAGAATAAAAAGGAGGCTATGAATAAGTTAAAAGGTGTATTTTCAAAATCGGTGCAAATACAAAATAAAGACTCCGAGTAAAATTTTCGAAGCCTTTATTTTTCTAATGCACCATCGGGGATTCGAACCCAGGACACCCTGATTAAGAGTCAGGTGCTCTACCAACTGAGCTAATGGTGCATGTCGTTCGCGTCAGCGACCTTTATTAATATAGCAGATATTATTAATAATTGCAATAGTTTTTTTTGAAAAAATCAAATTTTTTTGCTGCATAATATTTTGTTTTAAATATTCCGATATTATATATGCTATTTGTCATTGGAAAAGCAACATATAAACCAAGGAAAATGTCCTTATACAGGTGATGATAATGGATATACAAACAACAAATAAACCCGGAAAATCGATAATTGACTCTATATTTATAAGTGTGTTATTTTTACTTACCTGCCTGATACTTTATGTTCCGGCTATGCAAAATGATACATATTGGCTTATAAACACCGGAAAATACATAATAAACGCCGGATTTCCTATTACTGAGACTTTTACAATCCATGAAGGGCTTGTGTTTAATGCACAGCAGTGGTTGACTCAGGTAATATTCTACTGGGTATTCAACTTGTTTGGGGATTTTGGCATTCATGTGCTTTGTATTTCAATATACATTCTAATATCAATGTTTATTTACAAGTTGACGCTTTTGCTGAGCGACAACAACAAATTTATATCACTGGGTGTATCCCTTTATTCAATTATATTTTTAAGCTTTTACATGGTTCCAAGGCCCCAGATTTTCTCAATACTTATATTTGTGCTGGCGATTTATTGTCTTGAAGTGTATTTAAAAAATAAAAAACTATATGCTTTATTTTTAATTCCTTTACTTTCTGTAATATTGGTAAACGTACATTCTGCAATGTGGGTATTCCTTTTCCTGCTAATGGTTCCATATATAATCGACGGCTTTAGGTTTAAGATATTGATCATCGGCGGGCAGGGATATAGTATTGCAACCCTTGCTGCTATGTTTCTATCCTCAATTGCAGCAGGATTTATTAATCCATACGGCTTAAGGAACATGATTTATGTAGTATATTCATATGGAAACAAAATGGTTGGGGCAAGTATTAGTGAGATGCAGTCTCCGGATTTTAAAGGTGTATTGGGGATTATAATATTTCTGGTTTTACTAGTGTTTGTATTGGTGCATATAATGGTTAAAGGCAAAACCAGGCTCAGGTATGTGCTTATTACAATAGGAACGGTATACATGGGACTTTCTTCGGTAAGAAGCTTTGCATTGTTTTTAGTTTGCGGACTACCGTTTTTAGCTTATTTCTTGAAAGGTATAAGTTTTCCCACTTCCATAAGTGTAAGCAGTAGGATAAGACATGTTCTAGTAGCAGTTATAATTGGAATACTTATTATAGCCGGAGTGTTTAAAAAGTATGATTATACCGACAAAATGAATGAATTCCGGCCAATAGGTGCCGTTGAGTATATCAAAAAGAATGTTAGGACAGATGACATAAGGCTGTATAATGATTTTAATACAGGCGGTTATATTGAATTTGCGGGTCTTAAGACTTTTATCGATTCAAGAGCTGAAATATTCTTAAAATCCTTAAATAAAAAGGAAGATATTATTATTGATTTTTTCAACATGAGGAAGGGGAGTATGCATTACAAAAAGTTTATAGGTAAGTACAAGTTTACTCACTACCTCATGTCGAAAAAAGATCCGCTGTATGTCCTATTAAGTGAAGATGCAGATTATATGAAGGCTTACGAGGATGATAAATTTGTTGTGTATGTTAATGCGGATTAATAGCTGTCAGCCTTAAAAGCATTCTTCCTTATCATTAAATCCGATAGATTACCAAGCTGTTGTATTTCTGTAATTTCATTCTGGTATTCATTCTTATTTATGAGGCTGCTGCCTTTTACATCATAAGCCTTGTCTTCCGAAGCTACATAGATATATTTATCGGTTACAACCGATGAGTCCCTGAGAAGGGCATATCCCTCCTTTTTATTGAACATGTCCTGGCCCATTGAATAAGGGAAGTCAATATCCATCAAATTGGCTAATGTAGGGAGTAAATCAACCTGGCCTGATGCAGTGCTTATGGTCTGCCCGCCCTCTACACCCGGTATGTGTATTATAAGAGGGACCTTCTGAAGCTTGATCCAATTGAAGTTATTTGGTTCAACGTTTTCAAGACGGTAGAGATCACCTGCCTGAGGCCTTGGCAATGCACTATGGTCGCCATATATAACTACCACTGTATTATCATATAAGCTGCGTTTTTTAAGGTCGTCAATCAGCTTTCCGATACATCTGTCTACATAATTGATGGCACCTAAGTAGTTACCCAGCACTGTGTTATCGTAGGGGTTCACATCAACATTTGACTTGTCTGCAAAAAAGTCATAGGGGTGATGGCTTGAAAGTGTTATTAGCATACTGTAGAAAGGACTGGTTGTATCAATCTTCTCGAGAGACTGCCTGAAAAAGGATTCGTCACTTAATGCATAGCCGCCCCATCCCACAAACTCGTCAATATTGAAGTCTTTGTAGCTTATAAATCTATCATAGCCCAGACTCCGGTACATAATAGCTCTATTCCAAAAGCTAGGGTTATATGCATGAAAGGATGATGTAGAATATCCCCTCGATTTTAGAGCGTGGGGCAGGGAATTGTAAACATTGGTAGGATACCGTAAAAATACTGCCCCTTCATTTATGGGGTAGAGAGATGTGTTGGTAAGGAACTCTGCATCAGATGTGTTGCCGCCTTTAACCTGATAATAATAATTGTCGAAATAGAAGTTTTCTTTAGCCAGCTTGTTGAGATTGGGTGTTATTTCCTTTCCGTTAAGGGTTTTATTCATTGCAAAGCCTTGAAGTGATTCAACCTGAACAATAAGGAGATTCTTTCCTTTTGCAGCTCCCTTAAACCTATCACCAAAAACCTGCTTATTTTTATAGAAATCATCCATTTGCTTCTTTTCATCAGCCGTCAAGGTTTTGCTTTTCAAAAGATCATCCTTTATAAAATTAAACACGTCATTACCATGAAAATAGAGGATGCCCATGTTCTTAATTATCTGATTGTTATCATACACTCCTGTTTTGATCTCCGAATTATTAAAGGATACAAAAATTGTGGGTATTGAAATTGCCAATACTACTGCAAAGATGATTAGCCTTTTTGTAAAGCTTGTCCTTAAAGGGATTCTTTGCTTAAAAATAAACAAGAGTGCTAAAAGGAACGGAAAGTCGAGAAACAGGAAGATATCTTTTATATCAAACAAACTAAAAATACTTCCTTCGACTGAATTTAGAAACTTGAATGCAAAAATGACAGGCACTGTTATGGCTGTTGTATAATAGCGTATGTATAATATGTCCGAGAGAAATAATATTGACAGGACAAGGTTAATAATTATAAGAACAATAAAAGACTTTTTTCCAGATAGAAGGAAAAAAAGGGAGAATATCAATAGTATAGCAGCGACTGATGATGAAAGCATGGAAAAATTACTCGGGGATAAAATCGGTCTGCCGCTAATGTAAGTAATAAACTGGAAATAAATTAACTTAAAAAAAACTGCTCCAAAAACTGCAAGCAGTAGAATTACTTCTGTAAAAGGTTTTTTTATTAAACTTTGTACGGTGTTTGATTTGATAACGGGTACTCCCACCTAACTACCTCCGAAATGATAACTGTCTATGAAATAAATTAATAGTGTAAACGTAAATACAAAAAATTAATTTTATAGAATACGCTTTAGCATTGAATCATGTGCACAAGATTCAATAACATCATCTAAAGGTTGCAATGAAACAAAATCCTTGTATTTTTGCTTAAGAGCAAGACTCAAAAGGTGATCGGTAAATGCAGGGTTTTTAGGAAGCAAGCTTCCATGGGAGTAAGAGCAGTGAACATTTTTATATAATGCACCTTCACAATCATCCTCTCCATTATTTCCATTTCCTCTAAGCACTCTTCCCAATGGTTTGACATCAACACCCAGATAGGTTCTTCCTGAATGGTTTTCGAAACCTATTACCTTGCCGTCAAATGTATCGCTCTTTAGAAAATCGCATTCAAAAGCCATATTGCCGATCATTCTCTTCTGTCCTCCTATGGTCCAAAGATCAAGGATGCCTAAAAATTCTATTTCCTTACCCTCCCAGGTCTTATAGTATTTGCCTAAGAGCTGGTAGCCCCCGCAAATACATAGGAATATTTTATCATTCATGATGGCATTTTTTATTTCGCTGCCTTTTTGCTTCAAGAGGTCATCTTGAATTATTGTTTGTTCGTAATCCTGGCCCCCGCCTAAAAATATAATGTCGTAGTTTTCGGGAATAAAACTGTCTCCGAGTGTAACGTTTGAGATGGTGATTTTTATTCCTCTCCACTCGGAACGCCTTTTTAATGCAATTATATTTCCCCTGTCCCCATAAAGGTTTAAGAGGTCAGGGTACAGATGACATATATTTAACTCATACATAAAAAGATGTTCCTTTC
This window encodes:
- a CDS encoding LTA synthase family protein; protein product: MYDNNQIIKNMGILYFHGNDVFNFIKDDLLKSKTLTADEKKQMDDFYKNKQVFGDRFKGAAKGKNLLIVQVESLQGFAMNKTLNGKEITPNLNKLAKENFYFDNYYYQVKGGNTSDAEFLTNTSLYPINEGAVFLRYPTNVYNSLPHALKSRGYSTSSFHAYNPSFWNRAIMYRSLGYDRFISYKDFNIDEFVGWGGYALSDESFFRQSLEKIDTTSPFYSMLITLSSHHPYDFFADKSNVDVNPYDNTVLGNYLGAINYVDRCIGKLIDDLKKRSLYDNTVVVIYGDHSALPRPQAGDLYRLENVEPNNFNWIKLQKVPLIIHIPGVEGGQTISTASGQVDLLPTLANLMDIDFPYSMGQDMFNKKEGYALLRDSSVVTDKYIYVASEDKAYDVKGSSLINKNEYQNEITEIQQLGNLSDLMIRKNAFKADSY
- a CDS encoding glutamine amidotransferase; translated protein: MYELNICHLYPDLLNLYGDRGNIIALKRRSEWRGIKITISNVTLGDSFIPENYDIIFLGGGQDYEQTIIQDDLLKQKGSEIKNAIMNDKIFLCICGGYQLLGKYYKTWEGKEIEFLGILDLWTIGGQKRMIGNMAFECDFLKSDTFDGKVIGFENHSGRTYLGVDVKPLGRVLRGNGNNGEDDCEGALYKNVHCSYSHGSLLPKNPAFTDHLLSLALKQKYKDFVSLQPLDDVIESCAHDSMLKRIL